From Arsenophonus apicola:
TTTTAGCAAATTAAGTAAGTCTATGTCATTGTCTAAGATGGCGATTTTAGGAGCTGGCAAAAATTCGATGTTTTTAATTTGATATATCTGATTACCAGCTTCAAGCATTTTAGTTTTGTCCTCATAAATAATAAATATATCGTCTTTTTTTATAGCATGCATGCATCCATCTTCGAAATGTGTAACGATTTTATTGCAAACATTAATGTTACATATTTTATGAACATCATTAACAATATAAACGCAATTATGATTACGTTTTATTTTAAAAGGCTCATTAAAGTATTTAAATATTGTTATTATTTCACTGAGTTTTATGCCTCTTTTTTTATCTAATTTTTGCTTTGCACTTTTGTATTGGATACCCAGTATATTTGCGATTGTAGAAGCATGCTTCCTTTGTGTTATCCCTTTTTTGTTTAGTAATGCCTCTATTTTATCTAAATAATTCAAGTTTTTTTTCACAACTAAATCTCCCTCTAGTGTCTAATTAAAAGTTAGTTGAAAAGATGATAAATTACTAGCACTTATAAAAAAACCTCAAAAACATACAAAAAAAATACTCAAAAGACCTTCACATTTTTAAATTAAGTGCTATAAATTAACTAAGTCAAATGTATCAAAGGAGACTTAAATGAACGGCAAGGCAACTTCGTACTTAAAAAACACCCCGATCCTACGTGGGGAAGTCAAGGCGAAAAGAAATATCGCCGTGATTTTAAGTAACTTCTTTGTTCGGTTTGTCACCAGGGCACTTTTTTCTTTTCCTGTCGTCTTTTTTTGGCTAACGGTTGGGTTTGTTTTGTCAGGTTACTTTAATGACACGTTTCCTTTTGTACCTGACGTCAATGAATTCTCAATGGAAAATCTGTTTGAAGCGTTAAAGCCGGTTTTCCGCTACGCCTTCTCAGTGACAGCGATTGTCTGTTTGTTGAGGGAGTCAACCGCGTTGTTTAAATAAGATTTTAGCTGTTTAAAGTTTTCGCTGTACCGCTCTTTAACATTCAGTGCCAATTTCTCAATCTCAGTAAGTATCGTGAGAGATTGGTAGCGTTGAATTTTATTTCAACGCGAAGCTAACGTTAGCTTTCTGGCCGGACGTATGCCGACACAGGTGTACACCACATCAAGTGGTTTCGGGGTGACGATGTATTTAGCGTATTCACCACTCAAATCACTTTATGCGGGAGATATTAATGAACGCACGTCAACGTTGCCGTTATCGTCGTCAAATGCGCTATCGTGAAAAGTGCAGGATAGCTGACGAAATACGGTTATTAAGATTGAATCTAATCAACAGCCAAAAACCCCGAACAACATCCGCCATTCTTGACGAGATTTGGGGATTGGAAAAAGAAGCAAAAGAACAGCATCAAAATATAGAAGCGTTGGTTGAGGTTATTCTTGCGCTGAAAAACAAATTCTTCAACACAGAGTCTAAATCCAGTATCGACAATCGTTGCCTCCCTCGTACCTATCTTCTTCGCTAAAAAACAATATATCAAGGAAAAATCATGTTTAAACAACTTTCTCGCAAGGGAAGGCGTCTTTACGTGGGCGCGGTATTGCGTGACCAACTTGACAAAATTGTGGTGGATATTGGTCATTATGTCGGTCG
This genomic window contains:
- a CDS encoding helix-turn-helix domain-containing protein, translating into MKKNLNYLDKIEALLNKKGITQRKHASTIANILGIQYKSAKQKLDKKRGIKLSEIITIFKYFNEPFKIKRNHNCVYIVNDVHKICNINVCNKIVTHFEDGCMHAIKKDDIFIIYEDKTKMLEAGNQIYQIKNIEFLPAPKIAILDNDIDLLNLLKKITKRYGIEADTYQTKEELSKKMNKENYQAFIIDWLLDFNETSEDLIKKIDISEEESKKIIILTGQLENYEKNIGDIILNYDITLIEKPAKPLIISSILLSSLFF